One genomic window of Hymenobacter sp. J193 includes the following:
- a CDS encoding nuclear transport factor 2 family protein translates to MRPFYALLAGLLFTAAAAHGQSPASDTEAVKQTINRFFEGMRKTDSTLIRSTLAPTVVLQTISNRGGKTQVQTENVAAFLKAVGTPHQGVYDERISFERVLIDAQLASVWTPYQFYVSDKFSHCGYNSFQLVKLAEGWRIAYIIDTRRKDGCK, encoded by the coding sequence ATGCGCCCTTTCTACGCTCTTCTCGCTGGCCTACTGTTTACCGCCGCTGCCGCTCATGGTCAAAGCCCGGCTTCGGACACGGAAGCGGTTAAACAAACCATCAACCGCTTCTTTGAGGGCATGCGCAAAACCGACAGCACGCTCATTCGCAGCACGCTGGCGCCTACGGTCGTGCTGCAAACCATCAGCAACCGCGGCGGCAAAACGCAGGTGCAGACGGAAAACGTAGCCGCCTTCCTGAAGGCCGTGGGCACGCCGCACCAAGGCGTGTACGATGAGCGCATCAGCTTTGAGCGGGTGCTTATCGACGCGCAGCTGGCCAGCGTCTGGACGCCCTACCAGTTCTACGTCAGCGACAAGTTCAGCCACTGCGGCTACAACTCCTTTCAGCTGGTGAAGCTGGCCGAGGGCTGGCGCATTGCCTACATCATCGACACGCGCCGCAAGGACGGGTGCAAGTAG
- a CDS encoding DUF6728 family protein codes for MRKDLFNLGPVFGYFFRKNDPTRHTNFNLRTMHFINKLSMAMFLVGFLVLLYRWFLR; via the coding sequence ATGCGTAAAGACTTGTTTAATCTGGGTCCCGTTTTTGGGTATTTTTTCCGCAAGAACGACCCCACGCGCCATACCAACTTCAACCTGCGCACCATGCACTTCATCAATAAGCTGAGCATGGCCATGTTTCTGGTCGGCTTTCTGGTGTTGCTGTATCGGTGGTTTCTCCGGTAG
- a CDS encoding MmcQ/YjbR family DNA-binding protein, translating to MNIEDFRDYCLLKAGVSEETPFGPSTLVFKVGGKVFALTDIDTFGSINLKCDPERAVELREQHDYVLPGYHMNKKHWNTVLVGTGIPGRQLRELIDHSYELVRASLPKKLREELTEAEQTEGYQPDFRPEKSRAE from the coding sequence ATGAACATCGAAGACTTCCGCGACTATTGCCTGCTGAAAGCGGGGGTGAGCGAAGAAACTCCGTTCGGTCCCTCAACCCTGGTATTTAAAGTGGGCGGCAAAGTGTTTGCCCTCACCGATATCGACACCTTCGGCAGCATCAACCTGAAGTGCGACCCGGAGCGCGCCGTAGAGTTGCGCGAGCAGCACGACTACGTGTTGCCCGGCTACCATATGAACAAAAAGCACTGGAACACGGTGCTGGTCGGTACCGGCATCCCCGGCCGCCAGCTGCGCGAGCTTATCGACCATTCCTATGAGCTGGTGCGCGCTTCCTTGCCAAAAAAGCTGCGCGAAGAGTTAACCGAGGCCGAGCAAACGGAAGGGTATCAACCTGATTTTAGGCCTGAAAAATCCAGGGCGGAGTAG
- a CDS encoding Rrf2 family transcriptional regulator: MQISSRFSVAVHVLSLLALQQPGDALLTSERMAGSVNTNPVVIRRILGQLKKAGLVEVRPASGGTFLTRSPRAISLLEVYRAVEVVAEGQLFSVHDQPNPACPVGRHIQAALNATLQRAQAALEQQLAGVLLAQVTTDIQAKAAASS, translated from the coding sequence ATGCAAATCAGTAGTCGTTTTTCCGTGGCCGTTCATGTGCTTTCCCTGCTGGCTCTGCAGCAGCCCGGCGACGCGCTGCTGACCTCGGAGCGCATGGCCGGAAGTGTCAATACCAACCCCGTCGTGATTCGGCGTATTCTGGGGCAGCTGAAAAAGGCCGGGCTGGTAGAAGTGCGGCCGGCTTCGGGCGGCACGTTTCTGACCCGCTCTCCGCGGGCTATTTCCCTGTTGGAGGTGTACCGGGCGGTGGAGGTGGTGGCTGAAGGCCAGCTGTTCAGCGTGCACGACCAGCCAAACCCGGCCTGCCCCGTGGGGCGCCATATTCAGGCAGCACTCAATGCCACCCTGCAGCGCGCCCAGGCGGCCCTGGAGCAGCAGTTGGCTGGCGTGCTGCTGGCCCAGGTCACCACGGATATTCAGGCCAAAGCTGCGGCTAGCAGCTAA
- a CDS encoding NAD(P)-dependent oxidoreductase, which translates to MKIALIGATGFVGSKLLTEALNRGHQVTALVRDPTRLTTRHANLTVVTGDVNQAGGNRPAAGRPRRRYQLFQRRLGQPQPLPRLPAGRPRH; encoded by the coding sequence ATGAAAATTGCCCTCATCGGAGCCACCGGGTTCGTCGGCTCAAAGCTCCTGACCGAAGCCCTCAACCGCGGCCACCAGGTAACGGCCCTGGTGCGTGACCCTACCAGACTCACCACCCGGCACGCTAACCTGACTGTAGTGACCGGCGACGTAAACCAAGCTGGAGGAAACCGCCCGGCAGCTGGCCGGCCACGACGTCGTTATCAACTCTTTCAACGCCGGCTGGGCCAACCCCAACCTCTACCACGACTTCCTGCAGGGCGCCCGCGACATTGA
- a CDS encoding NAD(P)-dependent oxidoreductase translates to MNSFNAGWANPNLYHDFLQGARDIEAATEKAGVPRLIAIGGAGSLYIDGQQLVDGPQFPAEYKAGATAARDYLNELKNNDTLDWTFVSPAIEMHPGISTGRTGHYRLGLESPVFNEEGRSILSGEDLAVAILDEVEQPKHSRQRFTAAY, encoded by the coding sequence ATCAACTCTTTCAACGCCGGCTGGGCCAACCCCAACCTCTACCACGACTTCCTGCAGGGCGCCCGCGACATTGAAGCTGCTACCGAGAAGGCTGGAGTGCCACGCCTGATTGCCATTGGCGGGGCCGGCAGCTTGTACATTGATGGGCAGCAGCTGGTAGACGGCCCCCAGTTCCCCGCGGAGTACAAGGCCGGCGCCACCGCCGCTCGCGACTACCTCAACGAGCTGAAAAACAACGATACCCTCGACTGGACCTTCGTCAGCCCCGCCATTGAAATGCACCCCGGTATCAGCACGGGCCGCACGGGCCACTACCGCCTCGGGCTCGAAAGCCCGGTGTTCAACGAAGAAGGCCGCAGCATTCTGTCGGGCGAAGACCTGGCCGTGGCCATCCTGGACGAAGTAGAGCAGCCCAAGCACAGCCGCCAGCGCTTCACCGCCGCATATTAG
- a CDS encoding leucine--tRNA ligase — protein sequence MPGYYPQDIEKKWQAHWKEHHTFKAENQSDKPKYYVLDMFPYPSGAGLHVGHPLGYIASDIVARYKRLQGYNVLHPMGFDSFGLPAEQYAIQTGQHPALTTEQNIDTYIRQLNSLGFSYDWSREVRTSDPQYYKWTQWIFLKLFNSWYNLDTNKAEPLKTLLDKFQQNGSEGIRAAGDEEERHAFTAGQWQSFTEKQKLQAVHPYRLAYQQDTYVNWCPGLGTVLSNDEVKDGLSERGGFPVERRLMPQWNLRITAYADRLLQGLDNLDWPDAVKEMQRNWIGKSIGAEVTFAVQGHEQAQIKVYTTRVDTIYGATFLVLAPEHELVKELTTPEQQQAIQDYIDATKRRSERDRMADTKTVSGAFTGAYALNPFTNEPIQIWIADYVLAGYGTGAVMAVPSGDQRDYVFAKHFQLPIVQVVDAQQIDEQADPTKEGKYLHGLIQGQSYKQATQTLIQELEARGIGKGKTNFRIRDAIFGRQRYWGEPIPIYYKEGVAYGVAEADLPLVLPEIDEYKPTETGEPPLGRAKDWKYKGQYEYELSTMPGWAGSSWYYLRYMDPQNTGRFVGEEPEQYWQQVDLYMGGAEHATGHLLYSRFWHLFLKDLGLVSTPEPFQKLINQGMILGRSNFVYFLNVTWNTWLADGEDAAKIPMPIVYISKPMLERFLAGKQSNKDEELVNTGIDQAAKQWGEKHKRTFTAGVISYEHSFAGHVDVNIVTDDILDIKAARNWRPDFAEAVFINEPNGNYVCGVEVEKMSKSKYNVVNPDVLIEKFGADALRLYEMFLGPLEQFKPWNTNGMSGVAGFLKKLWRLYHPQDGNFAVTDEAPKPAELKALHKAIRKVEEDIEKFSFNTTVSALMITVNELTSLDTHKRAVLEPLVVLVSPYAPHLAEELWQKLGHAPGSISSASYPEFREEYLVEDVVNYPVAINGKVREQLQFPATATPAEIEAAVRASDFLARFADGKEAKKIIVVPGRMVNVVV from the coding sequence ATGCCCGGCTATTATCCCCAGGATATTGAGAAGAAGTGGCAAGCCCACTGGAAAGAGCACCACACGTTTAAGGCTGAAAATCAGTCGGACAAGCCCAAGTACTACGTGCTGGACATGTTCCCGTACCCCAGCGGCGCGGGCCTGCACGTCGGCCACCCGCTGGGCTACATTGCCTCCGACATCGTGGCCCGCTACAAGCGCCTGCAGGGCTACAACGTGCTGCACCCCATGGGCTTCGACTCGTTTGGCCTGCCCGCCGAGCAGTATGCTATCCAGACCGGCCAGCACCCGGCCCTGACCACGGAACAGAACATCGACACCTATATCCGGCAGCTCAACTCTCTGGGCTTCAGCTACGACTGGAGCCGGGAGGTGCGCACCTCCGACCCGCAGTACTACAAGTGGACGCAGTGGATTTTTCTCAAGCTGTTCAACTCCTGGTACAACCTCGACACGAACAAAGCCGAACCGCTCAAAACCCTGCTCGACAAGTTCCAGCAAAACGGCAGTGAGGGCATCCGCGCGGCGGGTGATGAGGAAGAGCGTCACGCCTTCACGGCCGGCCAGTGGCAGAGCTTCACTGAGAAGCAGAAGCTGCAGGCCGTGCACCCCTACCGCCTGGCCTATCAGCAGGATACGTACGTGAACTGGTGCCCCGGCCTGGGCACGGTGCTGTCGAATGACGAAGTAAAGGACGGCCTCTCGGAGCGCGGCGGCTTCCCCGTGGAGCGCCGCCTGATGCCCCAGTGGAACCTGCGCATCACCGCCTACGCCGACCGCCTCCTCCAGGGCCTCGACAACCTCGACTGGCCCGACGCCGTGAAGGAGATGCAGCGCAACTGGATTGGCAAAAGCATCGGGGCCGAGGTAACGTTTGCCGTGCAAGGCCACGAGCAGGCCCAGATCAAGGTGTACACCACGCGCGTAGACACCATCTACGGCGCGACCTTTCTGGTGCTGGCGCCCGAGCACGAGCTGGTGAAAGAGCTGACCACGCCGGAGCAGCAGCAGGCCATTCAGGACTACATCGACGCCACCAAGCGCCGCTCGGAGCGCGACCGGATGGCCGATACCAAGACGGTTTCGGGCGCTTTCACCGGCGCCTACGCCCTGAATCCGTTTACGAACGAACCTATTCAGATCTGGATTGCCGATTACGTGCTGGCGGGCTACGGCACCGGCGCCGTAATGGCCGTGCCCAGCGGGGACCAGCGCGACTACGTATTTGCCAAGCACTTCCAGCTGCCTATTGTGCAGGTAGTAGATGCCCAGCAGATTGACGAGCAGGCCGACCCCACCAAGGAAGGCAAGTACCTGCACGGCCTCATCCAGGGCCAGAGCTACAAGCAAGCTACCCAAACCCTGATTCAGGAGCTCGAAGCGCGCGGCATCGGCAAGGGCAAAACCAACTTCCGCATCCGCGACGCCATCTTCGGCCGCCAGCGCTACTGGGGCGAGCCTATCCCGATTTACTACAAGGAGGGCGTGGCCTACGGCGTGGCCGAAGCCGACCTTCCCCTGGTGCTCCCGGAAATCGACGAGTACAAGCCCACCGAAACCGGCGAGCCGCCCCTGGGCCGCGCCAAGGACTGGAAGTACAAAGGCCAGTACGAGTACGAGCTGAGCACCATGCCCGGCTGGGCCGGCTCCAGTTGGTACTACCTGCGCTACATGGACCCGCAGAATACCGGCCGTTTTGTGGGCGAGGAACCCGAGCAGTACTGGCAGCAAGTGGATTTATACATGGGTGGCGCAGAGCATGCTACGGGTCACCTGCTCTACTCCCGCTTCTGGCACCTGTTCCTGAAAGACCTGGGCTTGGTTTCAACTCCTGAGCCCTTCCAGAAGCTCATCAACCAGGGCATGATCTTGGGACGTTCGAACTTTGTATATTTCCTTAATGTGACATGGAATACGTGGCTAGCGGATGGGGAAGATGCTGCAAAAATTCCTATGCCAATTGTTTATATATCTAAACCTATGTTAGAACGTTTTCTCGCTGGGAAACAATCTAACAAAGATGAGGAACTAGTAAATACGGGGATTGATCAGGCAGCAAAGCAGTGGGGAGAGAAGCATAAGCGCACTTTCACAGCTGGCGTTATAAGTTATGAACATTCCTTTGCCGGACATGTCGATGTTAATATTGTTACTGATGATATTCTTGATATAAAAGCTGCAAGAAACTGGCGACCAGATTTTGCAGAGGCAGTCTTTATAAATGAACCAAACGGCAATTACGTGTGTGGAGTCGAAGTCGAGAAGATGTCGAAGTCGAAGTACAACGTGGTAAATCCCGATGTACTAATCGAGAAGTTCGGGGCTGATGCGCTGCGTTTGTACGAAATGTTCCTGGGGCCGCTGGAGCAGTTCAAGCCCTGGAATACCAACGGTATGAGCGGCGTGGCGGGCTTCCTGAAGAAGCTCTGGCGCCTCTACCACCCCCAGGATGGCAACTTCGCCGTAACCGACGAGGCCCCGAAACCCGCCGAGCTGAAGGCCCTGCACAAAGCCATCCGCAAGGTGGAAGAGGATATCGAGAAGTTCTCATTCAACACCACCGTCAGCGCCCTGATGATTACGGTAAACGAGCTGACTTCCCTCGACACACACAAGCGCGCCGTGCTGGAGCCGCTGGTGGTACTGGTGTCGCCCTACGCCCCGCACCTGGCCGAGGAGCTGTGGCAGAAGCTGGGCCACGCGCCCGGCTCCATCAGCTCGGCTTCCTACCCCGAGTTCCGGGAGGAATACCTGGTGGAGGATGTGGTAAACTACCCGGTAGCCATCAACGGCAAGGTGCGCGAGCAGCTGCAGTTCCCGGCCACCGCTACCCCCGCCGAAATCGAAGCCGCCGTGCGCGCCTCCGACTTCCTGGCCCGCTTCGCCGATGGCAAAGAAGCCAAGAAGATTATCGTGGTGCCCGGCCGCATGGTGAACGTGGTGGTATAG
- a CDS encoding spheroidene monooxygenase, translating to MPLTTISLLTLHPNQKRWGFAQMGTAQRPLQRVPGLRFQKLLGSGAGGFGALPNLLRYGFMAVWESEAAAADFFTTHPLWREYEQRCQEIWTAHLAPIKSHGRWDKQNPFDYPDTTQAVDGPIAVLTRASIRWHKTPRFWRYVAPTSATIAQAPGVLAAIGLGELPVVRQATFSLWTSAQAMQDYAYRSEKHKEVIRLTRQENWYGEELFARFRVLSSSGTLDGRNPAQE from the coding sequence TTGCCCCTGACCACTATTTCCCTGCTTACCCTCCACCCCAACCAGAAGCGCTGGGGGTTTGCGCAAATGGGCACCGCCCAACGCCCCCTGCAGCGCGTACCCGGGCTGCGGTTTCAGAAGCTGCTCGGCAGCGGGGCCGGGGGCTTTGGGGCGCTGCCCAACCTGTTGCGCTACGGCTTTATGGCGGTTTGGGAGTCGGAAGCGGCGGCGGCGGATTTCTTCACTACTCACCCGCTGTGGCGGGAGTACGAGCAGCGGTGTCAGGAAATCTGGACGGCGCACCTGGCCCCGATCAAGTCGCACGGGCGCTGGGACAAGCAAAACCCGTTTGATTACCCCGATACCACTCAGGCGGTCGATGGCCCCATAGCGGTGCTTACCCGGGCCTCTATTCGCTGGCACAAAACGCCGCGCTTCTGGCGCTACGTGGCGCCTACCAGCGCTACCATTGCCCAGGCGCCCGGCGTGCTGGCCGCTATTGGCCTGGGCGAGCTGCCGGTCGTGCGTCAGGCCACCTTCAGCTTGTGGACCTCGGCCCAGGCCATGCAGGACTACGCTTACCGCAGCGAAAAACACAAGGAAGTAATCAGGCTCACCCGCCAGGAAAACTGGTACGGTGAGGAGCTGTTTGCGCGGTTCCGGGTGCTCAGCAGTAGCGGAACCCTCGACGGCCGGAATCCGGCACAGGAGTAG
- a CDS encoding pyridoxamine 5'-phosphate oxidase family protein has product MADQTPVTNDLTTLLEKIKDVRIAMLTTTDEDHSLRSRPMFTQKPDGSGALLFLTDKESAKVYEVKKDSQVNLSFANPESNVYVSVSGRANAYRDQAKIDELWSEPMRAWFPGGKDDPSIYILKVEIDKGEYWDTPSSVLTRAYAYVRALATGERSKADDVNEHAKVNVQ; this is encoded by the coding sequence ATGGCCGACCAAACACCCGTCACCAACGACCTCACTACCCTCCTGGAAAAAATCAAGGACGTGCGCATTGCCATGCTCACCACCACCGACGAGGACCACTCCCTGCGCAGCCGCCCCATGTTCACGCAGAAGCCCGACGGCTCGGGCGCGCTGCTGTTCCTGACCGACAAGGAATCGGCGAAAGTATACGAAGTGAAAAAGGACAGCCAGGTAAACCTAAGCTTCGCCAACCCCGAAAGCAACGTGTACGTCTCGGTTTCGGGCCGCGCCAACGCGTACCGCGACCAGGCCAAGATTGATGAGCTGTGGAGTGAGCCCATGCGCGCCTGGTTTCCCGGCGGCAAAGACGACCCCAGCATCTATATCCTGAAAGTAGAAATCGACAAAGGCGAGTACTGGGATACGCCCAGCTCTGTGCTGACGCGGGCTTACGCCTACGTGCGGGCCCTGGCCACCGGCGAGCGAAGCAAAGCTGACGACGTGAACGAACACGCTAAAGTGAATGTGCAGTAA
- a CDS encoding ACP phosphodiesterase has product MNFLAHLLLSGPPTTPDYEDIVVGNFAAEAVRGRAAVLAYPPAVQRGIRLHRFIDSFTDAHPVVRRTTARLRVAGLGKWAGVVSDVGFDHLLARDFAGFHYDAAEPLPAFAQRLYALLHARRAELPPRLQHMLQYMRQGDWLTGYAHPKGLRNALLGLSRRVPQAEVLATGAAAFLAELPTYEADFREFWPELRAGAIAEIHSI; this is encoded by the coding sequence ATGAACTTCCTCGCGCACCTGCTGCTTTCCGGCCCGCCCACCACGCCCGACTACGAGGATATTGTAGTCGGCAACTTCGCCGCCGAGGCCGTACGGGGCCGCGCCGCCGTGCTGGCCTACCCGCCGGCCGTACAGCGCGGCATCCGCCTCCACCGCTTCATCGACTCGTTTACCGATGCCCACCCCGTGGTGCGCCGTACCACCGCCCGCCTGCGCGTGGCCGGGCTGGGCAAGTGGGCCGGCGTCGTGTCCGACGTGGGCTTTGACCACCTGCTGGCCCGCGACTTCGCCGGGTTTCACTACGATGCCGCCGAGCCGCTGCCCGCGTTTGCTCAGCGCCTGTACGCCCTGCTGCACGCCCGCCGCGCCGAGCTGCCCCCGCGCCTGCAGCACATGCTCCAGTACATGCGCCAGGGCGACTGGCTTACCGGCTACGCCCACCCCAAGGGCCTGCGCAATGCCTTGCTGGGCCTAAGCCGCCGTGTACCCCAAGCCGAGGTGCTGGCTACTGGCGCGGCCGCGTTTCTGGCGGAGCTGCCCACCTATGAGGCCGATTTCCGGGAGTTCTGGCCGGAACTGCGGGCGGGAGCAATTGCTGAAATACACAGCATTTAG